From one Verrucomicrobiota bacterium genomic stretch:
- a CDS encoding 3-deoxy-D-manno-octulosonic acid transferase, translating to MILYRLFILPALALLLLKNLPKMWRRGGYWQDIGHRFGFLPHVIKKRPRLWIQAVSVGEVNAIKPLVERLHRDFEIVLTTTTTTARKIIREQLEPYLLWHGYFPWDFWLFSVLAWRRVQPDAIILVESELWPEHLYQARQHKVPAILVNARLSDRSFQHYQKVPWIAKKLFHQVFSIVASSEENRQRIAMFFEKNIAMFGNLKFDRAVSPMEPAEKEALKQELGFPKNTRILLGCSTWPGEEAMLLEVFKHLKAQNYRLLLVPRHAERREDVLKEIVQANCSYHQRSFGVFKGDVQGIDVCLADTTGELARLTQVADLAFVGKSLEPNLGGQSPLDAAHAGVALVYGNHMENFRELCRQIEAVHGAIRVSSHAEAIRVLVELAQDDEACKSLANNLKIWANQNLGASEKTAQYIINLIKTHK from the coding sequence ATGATTTTGTACCGTCTATTCATTTTACCGGCTTTAGCGCTTTTGTTACTAAAAAACCTCCCCAAGATGTGGCGGCGCGGTGGTTACTGGCAAGACATAGGTCATCGTTTCGGTTTCCTACCGCATGTGATCAAAAAAAGGCCTCGGCTATGGATTCAGGCGGTAAGTGTTGGGGAAGTGAATGCGATCAAACCGCTCGTGGAGCGATTACACCGTGATTTTGAGATCGTCCTAACGACCACAACGACGACGGCACGGAAAATCATTCGAGAACAACTAGAGCCCTACCTTTTGTGGCATGGATATTTCCCCTGGGACTTTTGGCTTTTTAGTGTACTAGCCTGGCGACGTGTTCAACCGGATGCGATTATTTTAGTGGAAAGTGAATTGTGGCCCGAACATCTATATCAAGCGCGACAGCATAAAGTGCCCGCGATTTTAGTGAATGCGCGACTCTCAGACCGCTCGTTTCAGCATTATCAAAAAGTTCCCTGGATTGCTAAAAAACTTTTTCATCAAGTTTTTTCGATTGTAGCCTCATCGGAAGAAAATCGGCAGCGTATCGCGATGTTCTTTGAGAAAAATATCGCCATGTTCGGCAATTTGAAATTTGACCGAGCGGTATCGCCGATGGAACCTGCTGAAAAAGAAGCTTTAAAGCAAGAACTTGGGTTTCCCAAAAATACGCGTATCTTACTGGGCTGTTCGACATGGCCAGGCGAGGAAGCGATGCTCTTAGAAGTTTTTAAGCATCTAAAAGCTCAAAATTATCGACTCCTGTTAGTTCCTCGACATGCAGAACGGCGAGAAGATGTTTTAAAGGAGATTGTACAGGCCAATTGCTCCTATCACCAGCGTTCATTCGGGGTTTTTAAGGGTGATGTTCAAGGCATCGATGTCTGCTTAGCGGATACGACCGGCGAGCTCGCACGGCTAACACAAGTTGCCGATCTTGCCTTTGTCGGTAAAAGTTTGGAACCAAATCTCGGTGGGCAGAGTCCACTGGATGCGGCCCATGCGGGGGTTGCACTAGTTTACGGCAACCATATGGAAAATTTCCGCGAACTTTGCCGACAAATCGAAGCCGTACATGGCGCCATCCGTGTCTCTTCTCACGCAGAAGCTATTCGCGTACTTGTAGAACTAGCACAAGATGATGAAGCGTGTAAAAGTCTCGCCAACAATCTGAAAATCTGGGCCAATCAAAACCTAGGTGCTTCAGAAAAAACGGCGCAATACATTATCAACCTTATAAAAACCCACAAATGA
- the efp gene encoding elongation factor P, with the protein MASPTDIRKGKVIMYQGVPHLVLEMMHRMQGRQAGFVQTTLRNLATGASTTVKFRSTENVEFCHVATETYEYSYEDPQGVHFMSPETFEDTVLPASLIEDQKKYLVPAHEYDLLFVDGKAMEVRLPSSVDMKVVDAPEGVRGDTASNVQKPATTESGLTLQVPLFIKEGDIIRVSTDTGKYLGRA; encoded by the coding sequence ATGGCGTCGCCAACCGATATTCGTAAAGGGAAAGTCATTATGTATCAGGGTGTACCGCACCTCGTCCTCGAGATGATGCACCGCATGCAGGGGCGCCAGGCCGGCTTTGTACAGACAACGTTACGGAATCTCGCCACCGGAGCATCGACTACGGTCAAATTTCGCAGTACGGAAAATGTCGAATTTTGCCACGTCGCGACTGAGACCTACGAATATTCTTACGAGGATCCACAAGGAGTGCATTTTATGAGTCCGGAAACTTTTGAAGATACGGTTTTACCGGCATCTTTAATTGAGGACCAGAAGAAGTATCTTGTTCCAGCACACGAGTACGACCTATTATTTGTGGATGGGAAAGCGATGGAGGTTCGCCTACCGTCTTCGGTGGATATGAAAGTCGTTGATGCACCCGAAGGGGTCCGTGGAGATACTGCTTCGAACGTCCAGAAACCCGCGACGACCGAGAGTGGACTAACGCTTCAGGTTCCGCTTTTTATTAAGGAAGGCGACATCATCCGGGTGAGTACCGATACGGGGAAATATCTCGGGCGCGCTTAA
- a CDS encoding UDP-N-acetylglucosamine diphosphorylase encodes MEAETFFSLPKSLSAFVHFFPKNTAPWDWIKNIETALIAYRETHKGKTFLEKKSFWQKYCGITNGRSIGKNVYIGKNVQLPQVCTIEDNVYIGDYTEIRGGALIRKNVIIGEHCLIGNSCEVKNALLMDYVQVAHFNYVGDSILGNYAHLSAGTILSNLRFDQQEVVIKPNTHTGLRKFGAILGDHAQVGCNAVLLPGTLLGKNAIVSVGTVFGGILAENQTVYTRQEFVMKN; translated from the coding sequence ATGGAAGCGGAAACATTTTTTTCGTTACCCAAGAGCTTATCGGCTTTTGTACACTTTTTCCCAAAAAATACAGCGCCGTGGGACTGGATTAAAAACATCGAAACTGCGCTTATTGCCTATCGCGAGACCCATAAAGGGAAGACTTTTCTTGAAAAAAAATCCTTCTGGCAAAAGTACTGTGGGATTACAAACGGCCGCTCAATTGGGAAAAATGTCTATATTGGTAAAAACGTTCAATTACCGCAGGTGTGTACGATTGAAGATAATGTTTATATCGGAGACTATACAGAGATTCGGGGTGGGGCATTGATTCGTAAAAATGTGATCATCGGCGAGCACTGCCTTATTGGCAATAGCTGTGAGGTGAAAAATGCACTTCTAATGGATTACGTCCAGGTGGCGCATTTTAACTATGTTGGCGATTCAATTTTGGGGAATTATGCCCATCTCTCGGCAGGGACCATTTTATCGAACCTGCGCTTTGATCAACAAGAGGTAGTAATAAAGCCAAATACACACACCGGATTGAGAAAGTTCGGGGCCATTTTAGGCGATCATGCTCAAGTCGGCTGCAATGCCGTCCTTCTTCCGGGAACACTTTTGGGCAAAAACGCCATCGTTTCCGTCGGAACCGTTTTCGGAGGTATTTTAGCAGAAAATCAAACCGTTTATACCCGGCAGGAATTCGTCATGAAAAATTAA
- a CDS encoding FtsQ-type POTRA domain-containing protein, with amino-acid sequence MARIDPTRWKTAPKQNRRWPVKKIVLAIAVLLSVFSGIYGVFWLQRNLPNLQKALLAQPVHQVIFQTDGYLTATWARPYLSFKKGTDIMDLDIESIQRKMTQCPQVKFVTVSRVFPDKIQVTIAERKPILRLLVQEGAKKKEMLIDAEGTVFTGVCLSPWERRMMPFLAGTILMKEGKAYKKVPHLKKVCELLLLAKTKYWPIYAQMEVVMIENLKKHSVPWSRIKVRCQDAALVIFKDTDFDEQLQRLSFILNTPDVRTRLPVHRIDLTYEKDAVVRFRK; translated from the coding sequence TTGGCACGTATTGATCCAACACGATGGAAGACGGCGCCGAAACAAAATCGGCGATGGCCCGTTAAGAAGATAGTTCTCGCCATTGCGGTTCTTTTATCGGTTTTTTCTGGAATCTATGGTGTCTTTTGGCTCCAGCGAAATCTCCCAAACCTTCAAAAGGCGCTTCTAGCGCAGCCCGTCCATCAGGTCATTTTTCAAACCGATGGTTATTTAACCGCAACTTGGGCGCGACCCTATCTTTCGTTTAAAAAAGGGACAGACATCATGGACCTGGACATTGAGTCGATTCAGAGGAAGATGACGCAGTGCCCACAAGTTAAGTTCGTCACCGTTTCTCGGGTATTTCCGGATAAAATTCAGGTTACGATTGCCGAACGCAAACCCATCTTACGGCTACTTGTCCAAGAGGGAGCGAAAAAGAAGGAGATGCTGATCGATGCGGAGGGGACCGTTTTTACGGGCGTTTGCTTATCGCCCTGGGAACGTCGAATGATGCCATTTTTAGCGGGAACGATTTTGATGAAAGAAGGGAAAGCTTATAAAAAAGTTCCTCATTTAAAAAAAGTCTGTGAGCTACTTTTACTCGCGAAGACCAAATATTGGCCGATTTACGCGCAAATGGAAGTGGTCATGATCGAAAACCTCAAAAAGCATTCTGTACCGTGGTCACGGATCAAGGTTCGCTGTCAAGATGCGGCACTTGTGATTTTTAAAGACACCGATTTTGACGAGCAACTCCAGCGCCTGAGTTTTATCCTTAATACCCCCGATGTCCGCACGCGATTACCAGTCCACCGGATCGATCTGACCTATGAAAAGGATGCCGTTGTACGCTTTCGCAAATAA
- a CDS encoding D-alanine--D-alanine ligase, translated as MKKVAILCGGGSSSERAVSLCSGRSAYEALKDCFPTELFELDEDRLPELLTPEKYVVLPLGHGEFMEDGGLQDLLEARHLSYAGSDAAASRLCMDKIATKQIAQQLDIPTPEYIPYQGQSFEELFKFFQQKPFVMKPDNKGSSVGVTKIRHPEDFSVQNFQTGIWFAERCIEGAEITAGLLGGKALPLIKICPKDGFYDYRHKYISGMTEYLVPAPIDDAMTAQMQRVAEIMFHRCGCRDFARVDFLLDAHGFYFLEINTIPGMTATSLLPKAAAARGMTYADLCQQMVEAAIIRDAECLYVSPTKEESSVGTY; from the coding sequence ATGAAAAAAGTTGCAATTTTGTGCGGGGGAGGGAGTTCTTCGGAACGTGCGGTGTCCCTGTGCAGTGGTCGGAGTGCCTATGAGGCCCTCAAAGATTGTTTCCCGACGGAGCTATTTGAGCTCGATGAGGATCGATTGCCAGAATTGCTGACGCCAGAAAAGTATGTGGTATTGCCCTTAGGACACGGAGAGTTTATGGAGGACGGCGGTCTTCAGGACCTTCTTGAGGCGCGCCATTTGTCGTATGCCGGGAGTGATGCTGCCGCGAGTCGTCTCTGTATGGACAAGATCGCGACAAAGCAAATTGCACAACAGCTCGATATTCCCACACCAGAATATATCCCTTATCAAGGGCAGAGTTTCGAAGAGCTTTTTAAGTTTTTCCAGCAAAAACCGTTCGTGATGAAGCCCGATAATAAGGGAAGTAGCGTAGGTGTGACCAAGATTCGTCATCCAGAGGACTTTAGCGTCCAAAATTTTCAAACGGGTATCTGGTTTGCGGAGCGTTGTATCGAGGGTGCTGAAATTACAGCAGGATTACTCGGCGGTAAGGCTCTACCATTGATTAAGATTTGTCCGAAAGATGGGTTCTATGATTATCGACATAAGTATATCTCAGGGATGACGGAGTATCTTGTTCCGGCGCCAATTGATGATGCGATGACTGCTCAAATGCAGCGGGTTGCGGAAATTATGTTCCATCGCTGTGGATGTCGCGACTTCGCGCGGGTAGATTTTTTGCTCGACGCCCATGGATTTTATTTCCTCGAAATCAATACCATTCCCGGTATGACGGCGACGAGTTTGTTACCGAAGGCAGCTGCCGCACGAGGGATGACCTACGCGGACCTTTGTCAGCAGATGGTCGAGGCCGCTATCATTCGTGATGCAGAGTGTCTCTATGTTTCTCCGACAAAAGAGGAATCCTCCGTTGGCACGTATTGA
- a CDS encoding Rne/Rng family ribonuclease: MKNNLQNEQELLDELKQVPEEEPALIPDKNELRKSSKAREKEQPLLQRILKKLTVGPKVFREVVVNSNPLERRVALLEDGILKEFSVECDDKANMVGAIFNGKIQNLEPGLKAAFVDIGREKNAFLHYWDALPAADSGIEVVRHNRSSRARQLSIEKIPELYPIGAEIMVQIIKDQIGTKGPRVTTNIALAGRFIVLMPYAGECGISKKIEDKKERQRLKKILEKLTIPEGMGVIIRTAGEGKKIRYFVRDLHILLQKWEVILEKKEQRKGQIVQLYQEPDLIELSVRDFLTEEIDRVIVDDPETYDRMVELVGKISKRSKSKIHRYQEAIPVYERFNVDRQIEQTFMRHVALPSGGEIVIDEVEALTAIDVNTGSHRNKLSDGDNNRNFIYQVNVEAAKEIERQIKLRNLGGLIIVDFIDMKNLKDRRKLYELMFELLKNDAARTQILPISAFGLMQISRQRHAQSTVRDMRATCPYCGGRSFVKSARTVSIEIYRRLVNIFKKYGASVQKVRVYLHPSVLEYLRSSFEDRLLSIEKEYDAKLFFRADAAFHVENFRITDFESNVELK, from the coding sequence ATGAAGAATAATTTACAAAACGAGCAAGAGTTGCTCGACGAGTTAAAACAGGTGCCGGAAGAAGAACCCGCGCTCATTCCGGATAAAAACGAGTTACGAAAGTCCTCAAAAGCACGCGAGAAAGAGCAGCCACTTTTGCAACGTATCCTTAAAAAGCTCACGGTAGGCCCAAAGGTTTTTCGGGAAGTTGTTGTTAACTCCAATCCATTGGAGCGCCGGGTTGCATTATTAGAGGACGGGATCTTAAAGGAATTTTCCGTCGAATGTGATGATAAGGCCAACATGGTCGGGGCAATTTTTAATGGGAAAATCCAAAATCTAGAACCGGGACTCAAGGCAGCATTTGTCGATATCGGGCGAGAAAAGAACGCCTTTTTGCACTATTGGGACGCACTCCCGGCAGCAGATTCTGGTATTGAGGTTGTCCGCCATAACCGTTCTTCGCGCGCGCGCCAGCTCAGCATCGAAAAAATTCCGGAGCTTTATCCTATCGGCGCTGAAATCATGGTCCAAATTATTAAGGATCAGATCGGAACGAAGGGGCCGCGAGTAACGACCAATATTGCGCTCGCAGGTCGGTTTATCGTCTTAATGCCGTATGCTGGTGAGTGTGGGATTTCCAAAAAGATTGAAGATAAGAAAGAGCGCCAACGGCTTAAAAAGATCCTCGAAAAGTTGACGATTCCTGAGGGGATGGGTGTGATTATTCGGACCGCGGGAGAGGGGAAAAAGATCCGTTATTTTGTTCGTGACCTCCACATTTTACTGCAAAAGTGGGAAGTGATCCTTGAGAAAAAAGAGCAACGTAAAGGGCAGATCGTTCAGCTCTACCAGGAGCCTGATCTCATTGAACTTTCGGTTCGAGATTTTCTGACCGAGGAAATTGATCGCGTGATTGTCGACGATCCGGAAACGTACGACCGGATGGTAGAATTAGTAGGGAAAATCTCGAAACGTTCGAAGTCGAAAATCCATCGCTACCAAGAGGCGATTCCGGTATATGAGCGCTTTAATGTTGATCGACAAATCGAACAGACTTTCATGCGGCACGTCGCGCTCCCTTCTGGTGGGGAAATTGTGATCGATGAGGTCGAAGCGCTGACGGCGATCGATGTTAATACTGGAAGTCACCGCAATAAGTTGAGCGATGGCGATAACAACCGTAACTTTATCTACCAAGTCAACGTCGAGGCAGCCAAGGAAATCGAACGCCAGATCAAACTGCGCAATCTCGGGGGATTGATTATTGTCGACTTTATCGACATGAAGAATCTCAAAGACCGGCGCAAGCTCTACGAATTGATGTTCGAGCTTTTAAAAAATGATGCCGCACGAACTCAAATTTTACCCATTTCGGCTTTTGGTCTTATGCAGATTTCGCGCCAACGTCACGCCCAGAGTACAGTTCGCGATATGCGGGCAACGTGTCCTTATTGCGGTGGCCGAAGTTTTGTTAAATCCGCGCGTACAGTGAGCATCGAGATTTACCGACGGCTCGTGAATATTTTTAAAAAGTACGGTGCCAGTGTCCAGAAGGTCCGCGTGTATCTCCATCCGAGCGTTTTAGAATATCTTCGCAGTTCATTTGAAGACCGTCTCTTATCGATCGAAAAAGAGTACGACGCGAAGCTTTTTTTCCGTGCCGATGCGGCATTTCATGTCGAAAACTTTCGCATTACCGATTTTGAATCGAATGTAGAACTAAAGTAA
- the rodA gene encoding rod shape-determining protein RodA, which produces MSILEELKWRATLWWRAFCRGEHGIGFDSVSPCCMLFLIAIGVTTILSAQSYRSGTQWKMQIVWAAIGMLTYFVISFTDYRLLLRHAHWIYGFGILALLLVFSPLGMRKFGATRWLNVCGVVIQPSEIAKLGTLIMGAGILARTKIGDLKESLSSIAYFCLIFLIPVGLIMLQPDLGSSLPFFPIAFALLFVSGVPGKFFTTIFFLLLTLIGFVAWDAYAYHLYLDENHLSPQNAMGQFEKISFLPLKDYQRNRIISFVAPDIVDPKGIGVSWNLRQSLIAVGTGGLRGKGHQKGTQARLGYLPQSVATNDFVFSVFAEEHGFLGGILVLLLYLILLGNGLRIASMSRDRFGSLLAIGISVMLLVHIGVNIGMTLGIMPITGIPLPFFSYGGSFMMVCCVLQGIVQSIYRFRSKYS; this is translated from the coding sequence ATGTCGATTCTTGAAGAGCTTAAGTGGCGTGCAACCCTATGGTGGCGCGCGTTTTGTCGTGGAGAGCATGGCATTGGTTTTGATAGCGTATCGCCGTGTTGTATGCTTTTTTTGATCGCGATCGGGGTCACGACAATTCTATCGGCACAGAGTTACCGTTCCGGAACACAATGGAAGATGCAAATTGTTTGGGCGGCTATTGGAATGTTGACGTACTTTGTGATTTCCTTTACCGACTATCGTCTATTATTGCGACATGCCCATTGGATTTATGGTTTCGGGATTTTGGCACTATTGCTCGTCTTCTCTCCCTTAGGGATGCGTAAATTTGGGGCGACGCGTTGGCTGAATGTATGTGGTGTTGTTATTCAACCTTCGGAAATTGCGAAACTTGGAACCCTTATTATGGGCGCAGGAATTTTAGCGCGGACAAAGATTGGGGACCTCAAGGAATCATTATCGTCGATCGCGTATTTTTGCCTGATTTTTCTCATTCCAGTGGGGTTAATTATGTTGCAACCAGATCTCGGATCTTCTCTGCCATTTTTTCCAATCGCCTTCGCGTTACTTTTCGTGTCGGGAGTTCCAGGAAAATTTTTCACAACAATCTTTTTCCTCCTGCTCACTTTAATCGGATTTGTTGCCTGGGATGCGTACGCCTACCACCTGTATCTCGACGAAAATCACCTCAGTCCCCAAAACGCGATGGGGCAGTTCGAAAAAATTTCCTTTCTCCCGCTTAAAGATTATCAGCGCAACCGCATTATTTCCTTTGTTGCTCCCGATATTGTCGACCCCAAAGGGATTGGTGTCAGTTGGAACCTACGTCAGTCGCTCATTGCTGTAGGGACGGGGGGACTTCGTGGGAAGGGGCATCAAAAGGGGACACAGGCGCGTCTTGGGTATCTCCCGCAGTCAGTGGCGACAAATGATTTTGTATTTTCGGTATTTGCCGAAGAGCATGGATTTCTCGGCGGTATTTTGGTGTTGCTATTGTATTTGATTTTATTGGGAAATGGTCTTCGAATTGCCAGCATGTCGCGTGATCGCTTTGGATCGCTGCTGGCGATTGGTATTAGCGTGATGCTCCTGGTACATATTGGCGTGAATATCGGGATGACGCTCGGGATTATGCCCATTACGGGGATCCCGTTGCCCTTTTTTAGTTACGGCGGATCGTTTATGATGGTTTGTTGTGTCTTGCAAGGAATCGTCCAGAGCATATACCGATTTAGAAGCAAGTATTCATGA
- a CDS encoding F0F1 ATP synthase subunit delta, which yields MRSKRRISALAKRLASSSFDAQGALDVSKIRALAGLILEFSERDRGSLLRKYAYFLGEAYRQRTVRIECAGDCNTEAIHRSLETTYRRPLELIVQENPELIAGVRVTLGDHIWERSVRSDLIAMRS from the coding sequence ATGCGCTCGAAACGAAGGATATCGGCTTTAGCAAAGCGACTCGCGTCGTCGTCGTTTGATGCCCAAGGGGCGCTTGACGTTTCTAAAATACGGGCTTTAGCGGGGTTAATTTTAGAGTTTTCTGAGCGTGACCGTGGATCACTACTGCGGAAGTACGCATATTTTTTAGGAGAAGCTTATCGCCAACGAACGGTCCGAATCGAATGTGCAGGGGATTGCAACACCGAGGCTATTCATCGCTCACTGGAAACGACTTACCGACGACCGTTGGAACTGATCGTTCAGGAAAATCCGGAGCTCATCGCTGGTGTACGCGTAACCCTCGGAGATCACATTTGGGAACGCTCAGTCCGCAGTGATTTGATCGCTATGCGGTCTTGA
- the atpF gene encoding F0F1 ATP synthase subunit B, whose product MPVIANVLTEVAKAFGVHWQLLLIQSLNFLCVVGILYYFAFKPVLKTMDERRSKIEHGLQYADEMKQKLAQADSAVEERLSEAKAEACRIVENAKIEAEKHSVRQRTEAEHLAHEMIESAKQTIQAEKAKVVDDLKDEVKVLVTDVVAKILVKSMTDEERRRYRTMAEVEF is encoded by the coding sequence ATGCCAGTTATTGCCAACGTACTAACCGAAGTCGCGAAGGCTTTTGGAGTTCATTGGCAGCTACTTCTCATCCAATCGCTCAATTTTTTGTGCGTCGTCGGAATTCTCTACTATTTCGCGTTTAAGCCCGTATTGAAGACGATGGACGAGCGTCGGTCAAAAATCGAGCACGGGTTGCAGTACGCGGATGAGATGAAGCAAAAACTCGCGCAAGCCGATAGTGCTGTGGAAGAGCGCCTAAGTGAGGCAAAAGCGGAGGCGTGTCGGATTGTTGAAAATGCGAAAATTGAGGCTGAGAAACACAGTGTACGTCAGCGGACAGAGGCGGAACATCTCGCGCATGAGATGATCGAGTCGGCAAAGCAAACAATTCAGGCCGAGAAGGCAAAAGTTGTCGATGATCTCAAAGATGAAGTCAAAGTGCTCGTTACAGATGTTGTTGCCAAGATATTGGTCAAATCTATGACGGATGAAGAACGTCGGCGTTACCGTACAATGGCCGAGGTCGAGTTTTGA
- a CDS encoding ATP synthase F0 subunit C has product MILEITNTGLVGALGCFAAAFSVASIGTKAVDGVARNPGASGKILVQSIVGMALAEAVAFYALFFAK; this is encoded by the coding sequence ATGATATTGGAAATTACAAATACGGGTTTAGTCGGGGCGCTGGGATGTTTTGCAGCGGCGTTTAGCGTTGCGAGCATCGGGACCAAGGCCGTGGACGGCGTTGCGCGGAATCCGGGTGCATCGGGAAAGATTTTGGTGCAGTCGATCGTTGGTATGGCGTTAGCGGAGGCGGTCGCGTTCTACGCACTTTTCTTTGCGAAATAA
- a CDS encoding F0F1 ATP synthase subunit A, with protein sequence MIARWQLILRVAIAGVLFSPAVLSAEGLSPRAESAVTEGLGTYLTNSLLMGVFISLAIAMAIRLMTRGGIRMIPENGQACIESVVEGLEGILEPIVGRDLYRQIFPLLLGYFVFIVIQNLSGLLPGVGSIWLNVHDQSWEIFRPMNADLNATLALALIANVAWLYYCIKCVGFRGLYEHNFGNKADKREVSLFVYQFLFVIFFGVGLVESLSILFRIVSLSFRLFGNIFGGENLLHNMYAMSEFLTSGGLQGTDFYQMLASVSTWGAQAINGLAHVLGYFLPLPFYFLECLVGVVQAFVFTLLVAVYIGLICKHEEEGAAQVA encoded by the coding sequence ATGATTGCAAGGTGGCAGTTGATTTTACGCGTTGCGATTGCGGGGGTCTTATTTTCTCCAGCAGTTTTGTCAGCGGAAGGGTTATCGCCTCGGGCGGAATCGGCGGTTACCGAGGGGTTGGGGACTTACTTGACGAACTCTTTGCTGATGGGGGTATTCATTTCGCTCGCAATTGCGATGGCCATCCGGTTGATGACGCGCGGAGGTATTCGGATGATTCCGGAAAATGGGCAAGCCTGCATCGAGAGTGTTGTCGAAGGTTTGGAAGGCATTTTGGAGCCCATTGTTGGACGCGATCTCTATCGGCAAATTTTTCCGCTACTTTTGGGATACTTTGTTTTTATTGTCATTCAGAATTTAAGTGGACTGCTTCCAGGAGTTGGCTCGATTTGGCTCAATGTTCATGATCAGTCATGGGAGATTTTTCGCCCGATGAATGCCGATCTCAACGCGACACTTGCACTTGCGCTCATTGCCAATGTAGCCTGGCTGTACTATTGCATTAAATGTGTTGGATTTCGAGGCCTTTACGAGCACAATTTCGGCAACAAGGCCGATAAACGTGAGGTGAGTTTGTTCGTCTATCAGTTTTTGTTTGTCATCTTTTTCGGTGTTGGACTTGTCGAATCGCTATCGATTCTCTTTCGCATCGTTTCGCTATCGTTTCGTTTATTTGGCAACATTTTTGGAGGCGAAAATCTTTTGCACAACATGTATGCAATGAGTGAGTTCCTGACTTCTGGAGGGCTTCAGGGAACGGATTTTTATCAAATGTTGGCGTCTGTTTCGACTTGGGGTGCTCAAGCAATCAATGGTCTTGCGCATGTCTTGGGATATTTCTTGCCTCTGCCGTTTTACTTTTTAGAATGCCTTGTCGGTGTGGTGCAGGCGTTTGTCTTTACGTTGCTGGTTGCCGTATACATCGGCCTTATCTGCAAGCACGAAGAGGAGGGCGCCGCGCAGGTGGCGTGA